One stretch of Candidatus Thermodiscus eudorianus DNA includes these proteins:
- a CDS encoding magnesium-dependent phosphatase-1: MERVWLLFLDLDGTLWDHKDISSLTPPFKRINDEVIVDSRGVEVNLYGDMVKLLKWAKERGAIVSSLSWNDPRKALEALKAFNLLGLFDYHAIEVHPNKGEYASRVVDTVESRLGVKLRGCQIVYIDDRDIHLDNVKRHLGEIIFLRAWVDFKDYNEARRIIEERLCLDT, from the coding sequence GTGGAAAGGGTATGGTTGCTGTTCCTGGACCTCGACGGCACGCTCTGGGATCACAAGGACATATCCTCTCTCACCCCACCTTTCAAGAGGATAAATGATGAAGTGATAGTTGATAGTAGGGGGGTTGAGGTTAACCTCTACGGGGATATGGTCAAGCTGTTGAAGTGGGCCAAGGAGAGAGGGGCTATAGTATCGTCGCTGAGCTGGAACGATCCCCGCAAGGCGCTGGAAGCCCTAAAGGCCTTCAACCTACTAGGTCTATTCGACTACCATGCCATAGAGGTGCATCCGAACAAGGGGGAATACGCCAGCAGGGTCGTTGACACGGTAGAGTCTAGGCTTGGAGTGAAGCTTAGGGGGTGTCAGATAGTCTATATAGACGATAGAGACATACACTTGGACAATGTTAAGAGGCACTTGGGCGAGATAATCTTTCTAAGAGCGTGGGTTGACTTCAAAGACTACAACGAGGCTAGGAGGATTATAGAGGAGAGGCTATGCCTAGACACCTAG
- a CDS encoding aspartate aminotransferase family protein has protein sequence MSLPKSARDPKLVLDMLSRMAVRDLDPWSGRMFGHVYDTGLKELREAARKAFEMFQDKTMLDFTVYPSVLDLERQVVRMSASLVNGGDEVVGAFTYGGTESIMLAVKAARDYFKSRAGGGTPTMILPVTGHPAFVKAAEYLGLRVVRAPVDGESYRVDVEAVKEMVSRDTAIIVASAPNYPMGVIDDIEALSDLAMDKGVWLHVDACIGGFLLPFLRDAGDNVPPFGFELPGVASLSMDLHKYGYAPRGASVVLYRGEDRRLRHIFVNASWPGYPIVNMAVLSTRSAGPLAASWLVLNSLGYEGYLDLARKVLAAREAIRRGVTSLGFSVLGDPHSGILAFSTGEISPTRLAVAMARRKWYIQVQPGSRPLGLPRSIHLTISPVHHGIVDEFLRDLASAKEEALGLDMPSDEELDQLAAIIESSKPEEVLAMLGLGEGGGSLDESVLSLVDELIYRLNPGTVEALLRLAVSRLFR, from the coding sequence TTGTCCTTACCCAAGTCGGCTAGGGATCCAAAACTAGTCCTAGACATGCTATCCAGGATGGCGGTCCGCGATCTAGACCCCTGGTCCGGGAGAATGTTTGGCCACGTCTATGACACGGGGCTTAAGGAGCTGAGAGAGGCTGCAAGGAAAGCTTTCGAGATGTTCCAGGACAAGACTATGCTCGACTTCACAGTCTATCCAAGCGTCTTGGACCTGGAGAGACAGGTAGTCCGGATGAGTGCCTCGCTCGTCAATGGCGGCGACGAGGTTGTAGGCGCATTCACCTACGGAGGGACCGAGAGCATAATGCTAGCCGTCAAGGCCGCCAGGGACTACTTCAAGAGTAGAGCAGGCGGTGGGACCCCGACCATGATCCTCCCGGTCACGGGTCACCCCGCCTTTGTTAAAGCTGCAGAGTATCTGGGTCTCCGGGTTGTCAGGGCGCCTGTGGACGGCGAATCGTATAGGGTCGACGTAGAGGCCGTTAAGGAGATGGTGTCCAGGGATACGGCCATAATAGTGGCGTCAGCGCCCAACTATCCGATGGGCGTGATCGACGATATAGAAGCGTTGAGCGACCTGGCTATGGACAAGGGAGTCTGGCTACACGTCGATGCCTGCATAGGCGGCTTCCTACTGCCATTCCTCAGGGATGCCGGCGATAACGTGCCGCCCTTCGGCTTCGAGCTCCCGGGAGTGGCGTCGCTCTCAATGGACCTCCACAAGTACGGTTATGCACCTCGCGGCGCCTCGGTCGTGCTCTATAGGGGCGAGGACCGTAGGCTGAGGCACATCTTTGTAAATGCCAGCTGGCCCGGGTATCCGATAGTGAACATGGCAGTCCTATCAACAAGGTCAGCTGGCCCCCTGGCGGCGTCATGGCTTGTATTGAATTCCCTAGGGTATGAGGGCTACCTCGACCTCGCTAGGAAGGTGCTCGCGGCCCGGGAGGCCATTAGACGCGGTGTGACCAGCCTTGGGTTCAGCGTGTTGGGCGATCCTCATAGCGGCATCCTAGCGTTCTCCACGGGAGAGATATCTCCTACTAGGCTGGCAGTAGCCATGGCCCGTAGGAAATGGTACATACAGGTGCAGCCAGGCTCCAGGCCTCTAGGCCTGCCTAGGAGCATACACCTAACCATAAGCCCCGTCCATCACGGCATTGTGGACGAGTTCCTCAGAGACCTCGCCAGCGCTAAGGAGGAGGCTCTAGGCCTCGATATGCCCTCAGACGAGGAACTCGATCAGCTGGCCGCTATTATAGAGTCCTCTAAGCCCGAAGAGGTCCTCGCCATGCTAGGGCTCGGCGAAGGAGGAGGCAGCCTCGATGAGAGCGTGTTGTCTCTAGTCGACGAGCTAATCTACAGGCTCAACCCAGGCACTGTCGAGGCATTGCTTAGGCTCGCCGTGAGCAGGCTGTTCAGGTAG